Proteins from a genomic interval of Verrucomicrobiota bacterium:
- a CDS encoding GYD domain-containing protein yields the protein MATFVILSRISPEAIDDPKDFKKLAEAVSEKIKQHCPGVTWKESYATLGRFDVVDIVEAADPKEVEKVGMIIRALGHASTETLVATPWKEFLAAL from the coding sequence ATGGCGACGTTCGTGATTCTCAGCCGCATTTCCCCGGAGGCGATCGACGATCCAAAAGACTTCAAAAAACTGGCCGAGGCTGTCTCAGAGAAGATCAAGCAGCACTGTCCCGGGGTGACCTGGAAAGAGAGTTATGCCACCCTGGGTCGTTTCGACGTGGTGGACATCGTCGAAGCGGCCGATCCCAAGGAGGTGGAAAAGGTGGGGATGATCATCCGCGCCCTGGGGCATGCGTCCACCGAGACGCTGGTGGCCACGCCCTGGAAGGAGTTTCTCGCTGCGCTTTAG